A genomic window from Salvia miltiorrhiza cultivar Shanhuang (shh) chromosome 5, IMPLAD_Smil_shh, whole genome shotgun sequence includes:
- the LOC130984917 gene encoding agglutinin-2-like: MASHSLLKTSPTTTFTYDFYGSKPTDPIYQGDAHFPTDTTYLRLTKTDSSGSPVQSSFGRILHPEPVLLWKPSEQANFNTTVKFVLKPRAGNNIPADGLVFFMVPVDYTFPSYTHGGNLGIFGGPDGPKVFAVEFDIFVNGEWDPNFPHVGINIETRASQKVAQIPESFIGKEVTLKITYAAATGLISAFVTAGPQTVEVSHVCDLSGVLPQQVQVGLAGSTGEYVAKHDVAYWEFNSALVKNGA, from the coding sequence ATGGCAAGCCACTCACTCCTGAAAACCTCCCCTACAACCACCTTCACCTACGACTTCTACGGCTCGAAACCGACGGACCCGATCTACCAAGGCGACGCCCACTTCCCGACGGACACCACCTACCTCCGCCTCACGAAAACCGACTCCTCCGGCAGCCCCGTGCAGAGCAGCTTCGGCCGAATCCTCCACCCGGAGCCGGTGCTTCTCTGGAAGCCGTCGGAGCAAGCCAACTTCAACACCACCGTGAAATTCGTCCTCAAGCCTAGGGCCGGCAACAACATCCCGGCCGACGGCCTCGTCTTCTTCATGGTCCCCGTCGACTACACCTTCCCGAGCTACACCCACGGCGGTAACCTCGGCATCTTCGGGGGTCCCGACGGCCCCAAAGTGTTCGCCGTGGAGTTCGACATCTTCGTCAACGGCGAGTGGGACCCCAATTTCCCACACGTAGGGATCAACATCGAAACTAGGGCTTCCCAAAAAGTTGCTCAGATTCCGGAGTCGTTCATCGGGAAGGAGGTGACCTTGAAGATCACCTacgccgccgccaccggactCATCTCCGCCTTCGTCACCGCCGGCCCACAGACCGTTGAGGTCAGCCATGTGTGCGACTTGAGCGGTGTTCTTCCGCAGCAGGTTCAAGTCGGCCTCGCCGGCTCCACCGGCGAGTACGTCGCCAAACACGACGTCGCTTACTGGGAATTCAACTCCGCCCTCGTCAAGAATGGAGCATAG
- the LOC131024728 gene encoding lectin-like, translating to MASPPTKFDFDFYESKPKELIYQVDAHFPKETPFLRLTKTDDHDTPLQRSTGRVLYSKPVAFGHGGAKADFETTVKFIVRVKAKTPHADGLVFFIVPEGHAFPSAAMGGNLGIFEPSGKSSHVFAVAFDIYPTTPGYITLGICIESRIPKSVIQVPDSFVGKELTLGVSYVAATGLISASVSDGSETFPVSFVYNLSEILPPRVQVGLASSTGEYVVVHDVASWGFKSTIS from the coding sequence ATGGCGTCGCCACCCACCAAATTCGACTTCGACTTCTACGAGTCGAAGCCGAAGGAACTAATCTACCAAGTGGACGCCCACTTCCCCAAGGAGACCCCCTTCCTCCGCCTCACCAAAACCGACGATCACGACACTCCGCTGCAGCGGAGCACCGGCCGCGTCCTCTATTCCAAGCCCGTGGCGTTCGGGCACGGAGGGGCCAAAGCCGACTTCGAAACCACGGTGAAATTCATCGTGAGAGTGAAGGCCAAGACGCCCCACGCCGATGGCCTCGTCTTCTTCATAGTCCCCGAGGGCCACGCCTTCCCGAGCGCCGCCATGGGCGGCAACCTCGGGATCTTTGAGCCCTCCGGCAAAAGCTCCCATGTCTTCGCCGTCGCCTTCGACATCTACCCCACCACCCCGGGCTACATAACTCTCGGCATCTGCATCGAGTCTAGGATTCCCAAGAGTGTCATCCAGGTCCCTGACTCGTTCGTCGGGAAGGAGCTCACTCTCGGCGTCTCCTACGTCGCGGCCACCGGATTAATCAGCGCCTCCGTCAGCGACGGCTCCGAGACTTTCCCGGTGAGCTTTGTGTACAACTTGAGCGAGATTCTTCCTCCCAGAGTTCAAGTCGGCCTCGCCTCCTCCACGGGCGAGTACGTCGTGGTGCACGACGTCGCGTCGTGGGGCTTCAAATCCACCATATCGTGA
- the LOC131026656 gene encoding lectin CPL-like, which yields MANLVQTLISIALLLAVAPNTARSQSTSFTYDFWGDQPTDLTYQGNAHFPSDSTFLRLTELKTFDVGRVLYSTPVQFSRAGGQVDFETIVNFVIRPSPSNYAADGLTFFMAPVGSTIPDGATGGNLGIFGSSGSSPSVFAVEFDTYINSPWDPNYSHIGIDIGSRESPITMEVDDGGIVGKLVTARIKYVGAKNMITVHATTGWKTFEFSYEYDLSGFLPEQVQVGLSAASGETESYVATHDIISWYFNATMVQTNSVARSRKELAGDIIRQFV from the coding sequence ATGGCCAACCTTGTCCAAACCCTAATCTCCATCGCCCTCCTCCTCGCCGTCGCCCCCAACACGGCACGGTCCCAATCGACGTCCTTCACCTATGACTTCTGGGGCGACCAGCCTACCGATCTCACCTACCAAGGCAACGCCCATTTCCCGTCGGActccaccttcctccgcctcacCGAACTTAAGACATTCGACGTCGGCCGGGTCTTGTACTCGACACCGGTCCAGTTCTCCCGAGCTGGTGGCCAAGTCGACTTTGAAACCATCGTAAACTTCGTAATCAGACCCAGCCCCAGCAACTACGCCGCTGACGGCCTCACCTTCTTCATGGCCCCCGTCGGCTCCACCATCCCCGACGGAGCCACCGGGGGCAACCTCGGAATCTTCGGCTCCTCCGGCAGCAGCCCCTCGGTCTTCGCCGTCGAGTTTGACACCTACATCAACAGCCCGTGGGATCCGAACTACTCCCACATCGGCATCGACATCGGATCTAGGGAATCCCCCATCACGATGGAGGTCGACGACGGCGGCATTGTCGGCAAGCTGGTGACTGCGCGGATCAAGTACGTCGGAGCCAAGAATATGATCACCGTCCATGCCACCACTGGCTGGAAGACGTTTGAGTTCAGCTATGAGTACGATTTGAGCGGCTTTCTTCCCGAGCAGGTTCAGGTAGGGCTCTCCGCCGCCAGCGGAGAGACCGAATCATACGTCGCCACCCATGACATCATCTCATGGTATTTCAACGCCACCATGGTGCAGACAAATTCCGTCGCGAGGAGCAGGAAGGAACTGGCCGGCGACATTATTCGTCAATTCGTGTGA